A stretch of Blautia liquoris DNA encodes these proteins:
- a CDS encoding bifunctional 4-hydroxy-2-oxoglutarate aldolase/2-dehydro-3-deoxy-phosphogluconate aldolase → MNKILEELSKFGVVPVVVLNDAKDAKPLAKALCEGGLPCAEVTFRTAAAEESIRIMTTEYPDMLIGAGTVLTIENVDRAINAGAKFIVSPGFDPEIVDYCLKKDIPVLPGTVTPSEVAQGVKRGLKVLKFFPAAQYGGVSTIKAIASAYVDVKFMPTGGVNAKNLKEYLSCDKIFACGGSWMVKADLIEAGEFDKITEMTKEAVALVKEIR, encoded by the coding sequence ATGAATAAAATTTTAGAAGAACTTTCAAAATTTGGTGTTGTTCCGGTTGTTGTTTTAAACGATGCGAAAGATGCAAAACCGCTTGCAAAGGCGCTTTGCGAAGGCGGGCTCCCCTGTGCGGAAGTAACTTTTCGTACAGCGGCGGCGGAAGAGTCTATCCGTATTATGACAACTGAATATCCGGATATGCTGATCGGAGCAGGTACCGTGCTCACAATAGAGAATGTTGACCGTGCCATCAATGCAGGTGCAAAATTTATTGTCAGTCCGGGATTTGATCCGGAAATTGTTGATTACTGCCTTAAAAAGGATATTCCGGTTCTTCCCGGAACTGTTACACCTTCAGAAGTTGCACAAGGTGTAAAGAGGGGACTGAAAGTACTGAAGTTCTTCCCGGCGGCACAGTATGGTGGTGTTTCGACAATCAAAGCGATTGCATCCGCTTACGTTGATGTTAAATTTATGCCTACAGGTGGTGTAAATGCAAAAAATCTGAAAGAATACTTAAGCTGTGACAAGATCTTCGCTTGTGGCGGAAGCTGGATGGTTAAGGCTGATTTGATTGAAGCTGGTGAATTTGATAAGATCACAGAGATGACAAAAGAAGCGGTCGCTCTGGTAAAAGAAATACGATAA
- a CDS encoding IclR family transcriptional regulator, translated as MVTKNPIQVADRLFLVLETLADTGAVSLGFLCEKLKLNKSTTHRLLSSLSYMGYVKQDPKTQKYDLSLKILSLSNKMLSRMDILEDLKPYLKRLSGETGETVHLVALDGLDAVYIFKEESCQNSVRMVSKVGNRVPLYCSGVGKAICADLPDSKIEEVWKASNIQKLTPNTITDYTLFMKRIEEIRKSGYALDDEENEIGVRCIAVSIPDYHGRSRYAFSISAPAARMSDERISEIAHIILKVKDEIASSL; from the coding sequence ATGGTTACAAAGAATCCAATACAAGTTGCCGACAGGCTGTTTCTCGTTCTTGAAACTCTGGCGGATACCGGTGCAGTCTCTCTGGGATTTCTCTGTGAGAAACTAAAACTGAACAAGAGCACTACTCACCGTCTTTTGAGTTCTCTGAGTTATATGGGATACGTAAAACAAGATCCAAAAACTCAGAAATATGATCTGTCATTGAAGATATTAAGTCTCTCCAATAAGATGCTCAGCCGAATGGACATTCTTGAAGATCTAAAGCCCTATCTCAAGAGACTTTCCGGGGAAACTGGAGAAACTGTGCATCTTGTGGCACTTGACGGCCTTGATGCCGTGTATATCTTCAAAGAAGAATCCTGCCAAAATTCCGTACGTATGGTATCCAAAGTGGGAAACCGGGTGCCTCTGTACTGTTCCGGAGTTGGAAAAGCAATCTGCGCAGATCTGCCCGATTCCAAGATTGAGGAGGTGTGGAAAGCGAGCAACATTCAAAAACTGACCCCCAATACAATCACTGATTATACTCTGTTCATGAAAAGAATCGAAGAAATCCGTAAATCGGGATACGCTCTCGACGATGAGGAGAATGAAATAGGCGTACGTTGTATTGCTGTCAGTATCCCTGATTATCACGGACGTTCCAGATATGCTTTTTCCATCTCAGCACCCGCCGCAAGAATGTCCGACGAAAGAATATCAGAGATCGCACATATCATCCTGAAAGTAAAAGATGAAATTGCAAGTTCACTCTAG
- a CDS encoding aldose 1-epimerase family protein, which produces MNYRIFNEKMSVMIHSKGAELNSIRKGNTEYLWQGDPAFWEGQAPNLFPYVGRMTDKSYTYQGNRYQMDIHGFVKDYDLTVCDHGRDYITFCLDSDHGTMRQYPFSFTYLISYRLEGSRLEISYEVTNRDDKRMYFGIGGHPGFRVPICDGEKFEDYSLKFQESVHPLRIGFSPTCFVDNTKTPFELGDDNCLNLKHNLFDQDAVVLEGAGDTVILLDKRRHAVLSLNFPDMPYLGIWHTPKMDAPFICLEPWASLPSSQGVVEELTMQKSLIMLDEGKTYVNDWSISITG; this is translated from the coding sequence ATGAACTATCGGATTTTCAATGAGAAAATGTCTGTAATGATTCATTCTAAAGGAGCGGAGCTGAATTCAATCAGGAAAGGCAACACAGAATATCTATGGCAGGGGGATCCGGCATTCTGGGAAGGGCAGGCCCCGAACTTATTCCCCTATGTGGGAAGAATGACGGATAAAAGTTATACGTATCAAGGAAACAGATATCAGATGGATATTCATGGATTTGTCAAAGACTATGATCTTACAGTCTGTGATCACGGCCGCGACTATATCACTTTTTGTCTGGATAGTGATCATGGCACGATGCGGCAATATCCTTTTTCATTTACATACCTGATCAGCTATCGTCTGGAAGGCAGCAGGCTTGAGATTAGTTATGAGGTGACAAACAGAGATGATAAGAGGATGTACTTTGGAATCGGCGGTCATCCCGGATTTCGTGTTCCAATCTGCGATGGAGAAAAATTCGAGGATTATTCGCTAAAGTTCCAGGAGAGTGTTCATCCCCTTCGTATCGGATTTTCTCCGACCTGTTTTGTGGATAATACGAAGACCCCCTTTGAACTGGGCGATGACAATTGCCTGAATCTTAAGCATAATCTGTTTGATCAGGATGCGGTTGTGCTTGAGGGAGCAGGAGATACGGTGATACTTCTGGATAAAAGGAGACATGCTGTACTTTCTTTGAATTTTCCGGATATGCCTTATCTTGGAATCTGGCATACACCGAAGATGGATGCTCCGTTTATCTGTCTGGAACCATGGGCATCTCTGCCATCCTCGCAGGGGGTAGTGGAAGAGTTGACCATGCAGAAGAGTTTGATTATGCTGGACGAGGGTAAGACCTATGTCAATGACTGGAGCATCTCAATTACCGGATGA
- the nagB gene encoding glucosamine-6-phosphate deaminase has protein sequence MFRILRGKDYDDMSRIAANVISAQVTLMPECVLGLATGSSPIGTYSQLIRWHEDGLIDFSGVTSVNLDEYVGLDGSDDQSYRYFMNRHLFDHVNINPKNTYVPNGKAFDTKKECERYDQMIHNLGGIDLQLLGLGNNGHIGFNEPADSFAKGTHQVNLTESTIKANSRFFDKTEDVPTQALTMGIGNILQAGKILIVVNGEGKADIVKKAFFGPITPQVPASILQLHKNVTLVGDEAALSLI, from the coding sequence ATGTTTAGAATCTTAAGAGGAAAAGATTATGATGATATGAGCCGGATCGCGGCAAATGTAATTTCTGCTCAGGTTACTTTAATGCCAGAGTGTGTGCTGGGTCTGGCGACAGGGTCTTCACCTATCGGTACTTACAGCCAGCTGATCAGATGGCATGAGGATGGTTTGATCGATTTTTCCGGTGTTACTTCCGTGAATCTTGACGAATATGTCGGGCTTGACGGATCAGATGATCAGAGTTATCGATATTTTATGAATCGTCATCTGTTTGACCATGTCAACATCAATCCGAAAAATACTTATGTGCCGAACGGCAAGGCTTTCGATACAAAAAAAGAATGTGAACGTTACGATCAGATGATTCATAATCTGGGCGGCATCGACCTTCAGCTTTTGGGGCTTGGAAACAACGGCCATATCGGATTTAATGAACCGGCAGATTCATTCGCTAAGGGTACACACCAAGTTAATCTGACTGAGAGCACCATAAAGGCGAACTCCCGATTCTTTGATAAAACCGAAGATGTCCCGACACAGGCATTAACCATGGGAATCGGAAACATTCTCCAGGCCGGAAAAATCCTTATCGTAGTAAATGGCGAGGGAAAAGCAGATATTGTAAAAAAAGCATTTTTTGGACCGATTACGCCACAGGTTCCCGCCTCTATCCTGCAGCTTCATAAAAACGTAACTCTCGTCGGGGACGAAGCAGCTTTGTCTCTGATTTAA
- the glf gene encoding UDP-galactopyranose mutase, which yields MNYDYLIVGSGLFGSVFAHEAKKRGKKVLVIDKRDHIAGNIYTKVLEGIQVHQYGAHIFHTSDKEIWNYMNQFAEFNNYINSPIAIYKDELYNLPFNMNTFSKMWNIQTPREAKEIIDSQIAELSIQDPKNLEEQALSLAGKDVYEKLIKGYTEKQWGRDCKELPAFIIKRLPFRFTYDNNYFNDRYQGIPIGGYTKIVEKMLDGIEVLLNTEYSEFVKLHPNIADKTVFTGMIDSYFDYCLGTLEYRSIRFETEILECDNYQGNAVVNYTERKVPYTRIIEHKHFEFKSQKKTVISKEYSTEWKPGMEPYYPVNDKKNSELYVRYQELAKEEKNIIFGGRLGSYQYYDMDKVVRAALDLSGREL from the coding sequence ATGAATTACGATTATCTGATCGTCGGATCCGGACTGTTTGGTTCGGTATTTGCCCACGAAGCAAAAAAGAGAGGAAAAAAGGTGCTGGTGATTGATAAAAGAGATCACATCGCCGGTAATATCTATACAAAAGTATTAGAGGGGATTCAGGTGCATCAGTACGGAGCACATATCTTTCACACTTCAGATAAAGAAATCTGGAATTATATGAATCAGTTTGCAGAATTTAATAATTACATTAATTCACCGATCGCGATTTATAAAGATGAGCTCTATAATCTGCCCTTCAACATGAATACGTTCAGCAAGATGTGGAACATCCAGACGCCCAGAGAGGCAAAAGAGATCATAGACAGCCAGATTGCAGAGCTTTCAATTCAAGATCCGAAGAATCTGGAGGAACAGGCGTTGTCCCTTGCAGGAAAGGATGTCTATGAAAAACTGATCAAAGGATATACGGAAAAGCAGTGGGGAAGAGACTGCAAAGAACTGCCTGCATTTATCATAAAGAGACTCCCTTTTCGTTTTACGTATGACAATAATTATTTTAATGACAGATACCAGGGAATTCCGATCGGCGGTTATACAAAGATCGTCGAAAAAATGCTTGATGGAATAGAAGTGCTTCTGAATACAGAATATTCAGAATTTGTTAAACTACATCCGAATATCGCCGATAAGACAGTATTTACAGGGATGATTGATTCCTATTTTGATTATTGCCTTGGTACTCTGGAATACCGGAGTATTCGTTTCGAGACGGAAATCCTGGAATGTGATAATTATCAGGGAAATGCGGTGGTAAACTATACGGAACGCAAAGTTCCCTATACAAGGATTATCGAACATAAGCATTTTGAATTTAAATCACAGAAAAAGACAGTCATATCGAAAGAATATTCCACAGAATGGAAACCGGGGATGGAGCCGTACTATCCGGTAAATGATAAGAAAAACAGCGAACTTTATGTAAGATATCAAGAACTTGCCAAAGAAGAGAAGAATATAATCTTTGGTGGTCGTCTGGGAAGTTACCAGTATTATGACATGGATAAAGTGGTAAGAGCTGCACTGGATCTGTCCGGGAGAGAACTGTAA
- a CDS encoding YerC/YecD family TrpR-related protein has translation MSKSIHTEEVDHLFEGILCLKDKEECYTFFQDVCTINELLSLSQRFEVAKMLREKKTYLEISDKTGASTATISRVNRSLSYGCDGYEMIFDRLEEKDKKNKSDQ, from the coding sequence ATGAGCAAATCAATTCATACCGAAGAGGTAGACCATCTTTTTGAAGGTATCTTATGTCTGAAAGATAAAGAGGAATGTTATACCTTCTTTCAGGATGTCTGCACAATCAATGAATTGTTATCTCTCTCCCAGCGTTTCGAAGTTGCAAAAATGCTTCGTGAAAAGAAAACCTACCTGGAGATCTCTGATAAAACGGGTGCATCCACCGCAACGATCAGCAGAGTAAATCGTTCACTTTCCTACGGCTGCGACGGATATGAGATGATTTTTGATCGTCTGGAAGAGAAAGACAAAAAGAATAAATCAGATCAATAA
- a CDS encoding DUF1836 domain-containing protein, translating to MTIDTNDMLGSILKSLSNIDYVKPEDIPNIDLYMDQVTTFMDAALSHSKRYPDDKILTKTMINNYAKNDLLPPPIKKKYSREHMLILVFIYYFKSVLSITDIQSLLKPLTDKYFQSDGEMNLIDVYNEVFGAEKEQVEILMKNITKSYERAGETFGDAPEEDREFLRQFSFICILSFDVYVKKGIIEKIIDSMGKKEEPDEKNKKK from the coding sequence ATGACGATAGATACGAATGACATGCTCGGGAGCATTTTAAAAAGTTTATCGAATATCGATTACGTAAAACCCGAGGATATTCCTAACATAGATTTATACATGGATCAGGTGACAACATTTATGGACGCGGCTCTTAGTCATTCCAAGAGATATCCGGATGACAAGATACTGACGAAAACGATGATTAACAATTATGCGAAGAATGATCTGCTTCCCCCTCCTATAAAAAAGAAGTATTCCCGTGAACATATGCTGATACTTGTTTTCATCTATTATTTTAAAAGTGTTTTGTCCATCACGGATATTCAGTCATTGCTAAAACCGCTCACAGACAAGTATTTTCAATCCGATGGTGAGATGAACCTTATAGATGTCTATAACGAGGTCTTCGGTGCAGAAAAAGAGCAAGTGGAAATTCTCATGAAAAATATCACAAAGAGCTATGAACGGGCAGGAGAGACTTTTGGTGATGCGCCCGAAGAGGACAGAGAGTTCCTTAGGCAATTTTCTTTTATCTGTATTTTGAGTTTCGATGTTTACGTAAAAAAAGGAATTATAGAAAAGATTATCGACAGCATGGGGAAGAAGGAAGAACCAGACGAAAAAAATAAAAAAAAATGA
- a CDS encoding DUF4364 family protein, giving the protein MIESPLTLYKLIILYMLNKVTFPLSNSQISEFVLGAEYTDYFHLQQALNDLRDSGLVTTQRVRNTTNYHMTEKGLDTLEFFKGEISNDIKADIDTYLKANAYELRNESSTQADYYKTTSHEFEVHCTVTEQTEKLIEVVLTVPTKEAAEDICDNWSGKSQEVYAFLMKTLMN; this is encoded by the coding sequence ATGATTGAATCACCTTTAACTCTTTATAAGCTGATTATCCTCTATATGTTGAATAAAGTCACATTTCCTCTGTCGAATTCACAGATTTCGGAATTTGTTCTGGGAGCCGAATACACAGATTACTTCCATCTTCAGCAGGCTCTGAATGACCTGAGGGATTCTGGCCTTGTTACCACACAGAGAGTCCGGAATACAACGAATTATCACATGACGGAAAAAGGACTTGATACTCTTGAATTCTTCAAAGGCGAAATTTCTAATGATATCAAGGCAGATATTGATACTTACCTGAAGGCAAATGCCTATGAACTTCGCAACGAATCGTCAACGCAGGCTGACTACTATAAGACGACTTCTCACGAGTTTGAAGTTCACTGCACCGTGACCGAACAGACAGAGAAACTGATTGAAGTTGTTCTGACGGTTCCGACAAAGGAAGCTGCAGAGGACATCTGTGATAACTGGTCCGGTAAGAGTCAGGAAGTATATGCATTTTTGATGAAAACCCTGATGAACTGA
- a CDS encoding replication-associated recombination protein A: MDLFDYMAEKKKETQAPLALRMRPRTLEEVVGQEHIIGTDKLLYRAIKADKLSSVLFYGPPGTGKTTLAKVIANTTSAEFTQINATTSGKKDMEVVVKEAKERLGMYGKKTILFVDEIHRFNKGQQDYLLPYVEDGTLVLIGATTENPYFEVNSALISRSVIFELKPLEVRDIEVLLERAAGDKERGLGNLSVELTDDAKKFLADISGGDARLALNALELGALTTKPQADGKIHIDLDTASECIQKRVVRYDKNQDQHYDTISAFIKSMRGSDPDAAVYYLAKMLYAGEDIKFIARRIMICASEDVGNADPRALNVAVSASLAVERIGMPEAAIVLSQAVTYVACAPKSNAASQAIFGAMDSVKNKKTSVPSHLQDAHYKGSGELGHGTGYQYAHDFPYHYVKQQYLPSELEGSVFYEPTDMGYEQKIREYLSFLHSRDKKQP; this comes from the coding sequence ATGGATTTGTTTGACTACATGGCAGAGAAAAAGAAAGAAACCCAGGCCCCTCTGGCCCTTCGGATGCGCCCGAGAACGCTGGAAGAGGTGGTCGGGCAGGAACATATCATCGGCACAGATAAACTTCTGTATCGTGCAATTAAGGCGGATAAGCTAAGTTCTGTTCTGTTTTATGGACCGCCGGGCACAGGAAAAACAACACTTGCTAAGGTAATTGCAAATACAACCAGTGCCGAGTTTACACAGATTAATGCGACAACTTCGGGAAAAAAGGATATGGAAGTGGTTGTAAAAGAGGCAAAAGAGAGACTGGGAATGTATGGGAAAAAGACAATTTTGTTTGTGGATGAGATTCATAGATTCAATAAAGGGCAGCAGGATTATCTTTTACCTTATGTGGAAGACGGAACGCTGGTACTGATTGGAGCCACCACGGAAAATCCATATTTTGAGGTGAATTCTGCTCTGATCTCCAGATCTGTTATATTTGAACTAAAGCCACTTGAAGTGCGAGATATTGAAGTGCTTCTGGAGCGTGCTGCGGGTGATAAAGAAAGAGGTCTGGGGAATCTGTCGGTGGAACTTACTGATGATGCGAAGAAGTTTCTGGCTGATATTTCGGGAGGAGATGCACGCTTAGCTCTGAATGCTCTGGAACTTGGAGCGCTGACGACAAAACCGCAGGCGGACGGTAAGATTCATATCGATCTTGACACGGCTTCCGAGTGTATTCAAAAGCGAGTGGTCAGGTATGATAAGAATCAGGATCAGCATTATGATACGATTTCCGCATTCATTAAAAGCATGCGGGGTTCAGATCCGGATGCAGCCGTATATTATCTTGCTAAAATGTTATATGCAGGGGAAGACATCAAATTTATCGCCCGAAGAATTATGATCTGTGCATCAGAAGATGTGGGAAACGCCGATCCCCGGGCGCTGAACGTTGCAGTTTCGGCATCACTTGCCGTAGAGAGGATCGGAATGCCGGAAGCTGCCATTGTATTATCGCAGGCTGTGACGTATGTGGCATGTGCACCAAAAAGTAATGCAGCTTCGCAGGCAATTTTTGGTGCGATGGATTCCGTGAAGAATAAGAAAACATCTGTTCCATCTCATCTTCAGGACGCTCATTATAAAGGCTCCGGGGAACTTGGGCATGGCACAGGATATCAATATGCCCATGATTTCCCATATCACTATGTAAAGCAGCAGTATTTGCCATCCGAGCTTGAAGGATCCGTATTCTATGAGCCGACTGATATGGGATATGAGCAAAAGATACGAGAATATCTGTCCTTTTTACACAGCAGGGACAAAAAACAGCCATGA
- a CDS encoding polysaccharide deacetylase family protein, with protein MAAAFFITAAAPAKERCARETTGETARESPRVALTFDDGPSDYTITLLDGLRARGVKASFFLQGQCIEGREETIRQMQEDGHLIGNHTFHHVQLTKLSDEQAKQEVVSTSNAIYKITGIYTSYIRPPFGVWKRGLDYNVTMIPVLWTVDSRDWYTQNTPVIVNDVMKQVKDGDIILMHDCFKTSVESALQIVDRLKQDGYELVTVDEMIAD; from the coding sequence TTGGCAGCGGCATTTTTTATAACCGCTGCTGCTCCAGCAAAAGAAAGATGTGCCCGGGAAACTACCGGAGAGACGGCAAGAGAAAGTCCGCGGGTTGCTCTGACCTTTGATGATGGACCAAGCGATTATACAATTACTCTTCTGGATGGTCTGAGAGCACGTGGTGTAAAAGCCTCATTCTTCCTTCAAGGACAGTGTATCGAGGGTAGAGAAGAAACTATAAGACAGATGCAGGAGGATGGTCATCTGATCGGGAACCATACCTTTCATCATGTACAGCTGACAAAGCTTTCGGATGAACAGGCAAAACAGGAAGTTGTATCCACAAGCAATGCAATTTATAAAATAACAGGAATTTATACCTCCTATATCCGTCCGCCTTTCGGGGTATGGAAGAGAGGTCTTGACTATAATGTGACGATGATCCCTGTGCTTTGGACAGTTGACTCCAGAGATTGGTATACACAGAACACACCTGTTATTGTAAATGATGTCATGAAACAGGTGAAGGACGGCGACATCATTTTGATGCACGACTGTTTTAAAACATCTGTGGAATCAGCACTTCAGATTGTGGATCGTCTGAAGCAGGATGGGTATGAACTTGTCACTGTGGATGAAATGATTGCGGATTAA
- a CDS encoding DUF2298 domain-containing protein — MKIKVRSEGGILPGNQMKISRRGIVYIFFIIGILFGTLPLIKQDHVIFIVWWLMVLVIGVAFLPLSYCLFEQFADRGWIFSKALGIAISGFVVWALASMDLVNFTRASCLGAVIFGALLCWGIRIYQIHRGNAAKFKFDGNLILGEELLFLMVFLLWTYLSGFRPEAHGTEKFMDYGFMAAMMRSKKLPAADIWYAGKEINYYYGGQYYAVFLTKLSAQSVENTYNLMRALVAALLFCMSFSIVSQLMRGLQILENPKFKKIISCLSGLLSAGCVVFAGNLHYLIYGVFGKFFGWNSSADYFFPDSTRYIGYNPETNDKCIHEFPAYSFVLGDLHAHVVNTMFVSLIIGLLLSWVLKIKDEKEQDYRWDFKHFFFDPHVLTAGFLVGLFQFMNYWDFVIYVTLAIICLIYVNLFRSRHARIKSVIRYTIIQSVELFLIAEITALPFALHFKNMVSGVGIVKHHTPIHQWLILWGLPAFVVLLFTICVFVHYKGFLKFLRNGRTSDVFAFIMGMCALGLVLIPEVFYIRDIYEDGYARSNTMFKLTYQAFILFGLSVGYIIVRFLTGKKSRILKAAGVVSLVLVVSTFGYFHNASVSWFGDVKDPKQYQCLNATSYIENTFESDAAAIRWMNKNIKGNPVVLEANGDSYSDYCRVSAMTGLPTVLGWYVHEWLWRSDPADLDMRAKDIETIYTSQDTGRVLDLLKKYNVCYIYVGQYEREKYSRLNDQLLRNLGVIVYEDDEFKQEKGLTYLIKVNQMA, encoded by the coding sequence ATGAAGATCAAGGTGCGAAGTGAGGGAGGTATCCTGCCAGGTAATCAGATGAAGATCAGCAGAAGAGGAATAGTATATATTTTTTTTATTATTGGAATTTTATTCGGCACATTGCCTTTGATCAAACAGGATCATGTTATCTTTATCGTTTGGTGGCTGATGGTATTGGTCATAGGAGTAGCTTTTTTGCCCCTTTCTTATTGTCTGTTTGAGCAATTTGCAGACCGGGGCTGGATATTTTCGAAAGCGCTGGGAATCGCGATATCCGGTTTTGTTGTGTGGGCTCTTGCCAGTATGGATCTTGTAAACTTTACTCGGGCGTCCTGTCTGGGTGCTGTTATCTTCGGTGCACTTTTATGCTGGGGGATCAGGATTTACCAGATCCATCGGGGCAATGCTGCCAAGTTTAAGTTCGACGGGAATCTGATTCTGGGTGAAGAACTGCTCTTTTTGATGGTGTTTTTATTATGGACCTATCTTTCCGGGTTTCGCCCGGAAGCACATGGAACTGAAAAGTTTATGGACTATGGCTTTATGGCAGCCATGATGAGAAGCAAGAAACTTCCGGCAGCTGATATCTGGTATGCAGGAAAAGAGATCAATTATTATTATGGCGGACAATATTATGCTGTATTTCTTACGAAATTAAGTGCTCAAAGTGTGGAGAATACATATAATCTGATGCGGGCACTGGTCGCGGCACTGCTTTTTTGCATGTCATTTTCGATTGTCAGCCAGTTGATGCGGGGCCTGCAGATACTAGAAAATCCTAAGTTTAAGAAGATTATCTCTTGTTTGTCCGGTCTGCTTTCAGCAGGCTGTGTTGTTTTTGCCGGGAATTTACACTATCTAATCTATGGTGTCTTTGGTAAGTTTTTTGGCTGGAACTCCTCTGCAGATTATTTCTTTCCGGATTCCACGCGTTACATCGGTTACAATCCCGAGACAAATGACAAGTGTATTCATGAATTCCCGGCATATTCATTTGTGCTGGGTGATCTACATGCTCATGTTGTGAATACGATGTTTGTATCTTTGATTATTGGACTTTTGCTTTCCTGGGTTTTAAAGATAAAAGACGAGAAAGAACAAGATTATCGATGGGACTTTAAGCATTTTTTCTTTGATCCGCATGTATTGACTGCAGGTTTTCTTGTCGGACTCTTCCAGTTTATGAACTACTGGGATTTTGTGATATATGTTACCCTTGCTATTATTTGTCTTATCTACGTGAATCTGTTTCGCTCCAGGCATGCCCGCATAAAATCGGTCATAAGATACACGATCATTCAGTCAGTGGAATTGTTTCTTATAGCGGAGATTACAGCCTTGCCGTTTGCCTTACATTTTAAGAACATGGTATCCGGAGTTGGTATTGTAAAACATCATACGCCGATTCATCAGTGGCTGATTCTTTGGGGGCTGCCGGCCTTTGTTGTCCTGTTGTTTACGATATGTGTATTTGTTCATTATAAAGGCTTTTTAAAGTTTCTCCGAAACGGAAGGACCTCGGATGTTTTTGCGTTCATCATGGGAATGTGTGCACTTGGACTGGTACTCATTCCGGAGGTTTTCTACATAAGAGACATCTATGAAGACGGCTATGCCCGGTCGAATACGATGTTTAAACTGACTTATCAGGCGTTTATATTGTTTGGACTTTCAGTTGGTTATATTATTGTCAGATTTCTCACGGGCAAAAAGAGCAGAATTTTAAAAGCCGCCGGGGTTGTTTCACTTGTCCTTGTAGTGTCTACGTTTGGATATTTTCATAATGCTTCTGTATCCTGGTTTGGAGATGTGAAAGATCCAAAACAGTACCAATGTCTGAATGCGACTAGCTACATCGAGAATACATTCGAAAGTGACGCTGCCGCCATCCGCTGGATGAATAAAAATATTAAGGGAAATCCTGTGGTTCTGGAGGCGAATGGGGACAGCTATAGTGACTACTGCCGTGTTTCTGCCATGACAGGCTTGCCAACAGTCCTGGGATGGTATGTACATGAATGGCTGTGGAGGAGCGATCCCGCTGATCTGGATATGCGTGCCAAAGATATAGAGACAATCTATACCTCGCAGGATACCGGACGCGTTTTGGACCTACTGAAGAAATATAATGTGTGTTATATCTATGTCGGACAGTATGAGAGGGAGAAATATTCGAGACTCAATGACCAGCTTCTTCGAAACCTGGGTGTAATTGTTTATGAAGATGATGAATTCAAACAAGAGAAAGGCTTAACATATTTGATAAAAGTGAATCAGATGGCATAG
- a CDS encoding cytidylate kinase-like family protein: MDNIVITIARQYGSGGNEIGEMLADELGIHFYNREIMRLASDDSGINEELFLEADEKLKGSTLFKISKSVYNGELIPPDSNDFVSTRNLFNYQAKVIKKLAETESCVIVGRCADFILKDYPNVMSVFLHASPAFCIRRSGKRMGLTGHDLEKYVHKTEKYRGDYYKHYTGHDWRDAGNYDLCLDSEKLGFEKCKNMILAYRKTRFDL, translated from the coding sequence GTGGACAATATTGTGATTACGATTGCAAGACAGTACGGAAGCGGTGGAAATGAAATTGGAGAGATGCTGGCAGATGAACTGGGCATTCATTTTTACAACCGTGAGATCATGCGCCTCGCATCAGATGACAGTGGAATCAATGAGGAGTTATTTCTCGAGGCAGACGAAAAGCTGAAAGGTTCAACCCTTTTTAAGATATCTAAAAGTGTATATAATGGTGAACTGATTCCGCCGGATTCCAATGATTTCGTTTCGACGAGAAATCTGTTCAACTATCAGGCAAAGGTCATCAAAAAGCTGGCAGAGACGGAATCCTGCGTGATTGTGGGAAGATGTGCCGATTTTATACTCAAAGATTATCCAAATGTTATGAGCGTTTTCCTTCATGCAAGCCCCGCGTTTTGTATCAGGCGTTCGGGGAAAAGGATGGGACTGACTGGACATGACCTTGAAAAATATGTTCATAAGACGGAAAAATACCGTGGAGACTATTATAAACATTACACCGGACATGACTGGAGAGATGCGGGGAACTATGATCTTTGTCTCGACAGCGAGAAACTTGGATTCGAAAAATGCAAAAATATGATACTCGCATATAGAAAAACAAGGTTTGATCTGTAG